One Gimesia aquarii DNA segment encodes these proteins:
- a CDS encoding Rieske (2Fe-2S) protein gives MPDFEEIASTDEFGSLDRLEVFVDDIPVLLIRLNDQYLAIEDVCTHDGQPLTAGCIENGEIICPRHGARFDLLTGNALCMPATKPIQTFEIKVKDSKIFARPRD, from the coding sequence ATGCCTGATTTTGAAGAAATTGCATCCACCGATGAATTCGGTTCTCTTGATCGGTTGGAGGTATTTGTAGATGATATACCTGTACTGCTTATTCGCTTAAATGATCAGTACTTAGCAATAGAAGATGTGTGTACCCATGACGGTCAACCTTTGACTGCTGGTTGTATTGAGAATGGGGAAATTATTTGTCCCCGTCATGGTGCTCGCTTTGATTTACTTACAGGGAATGCTCTCTGTATGCCTGCCACCAAGCCGATTCAGACTTTTGAGATCAAAGTAAAAGATTCAAAAATCTTTGCACGTCCTAGAGATTAA
- a CDS encoding PTS sugar transporter subunit IIA, with protein MAHRPFSLNDLSKQLGRDRRELEKLANRGRIPGRKVNGEWQFHPTEITHWLEKEMRGYTISELEQVEQNNSHPQLDSDYLISSLMPEKLIEVPLNARTKRSVLETLIETAGRTWQIWEPATVLTAVQQREEAYSTAFENGVAIPHPRNSIPDAVGDLLIAYGRTLSGIPFGAPNGKLTDIFFLVICSDTSTHLSVLARLGRMIQLPDFLDQLREAPTPQQTRHVIIEAEKKIAEI; from the coding sequence ATGGCTCACAGACCTTTTAGCCTGAATGATTTATCAAAGCAACTCGGTAGAGACAGACGCGAGCTTGAGAAACTGGCGAACAGAGGAAGAATTCCAGGCCGGAAAGTAAATGGCGAATGGCAATTCCATCCCACGGAAATTACACATTGGCTGGAAAAAGAGATGCGTGGCTATACGATCTCTGAACTTGAGCAAGTGGAACAAAACAATTCGCACCCTCAACTTGACTCAGATTATCTGATTAGTAGTTTAATGCCTGAGAAATTAATTGAGGTTCCACTAAATGCTCGCACAAAAAGATCCGTACTGGAAACTTTAATTGAAACTGCTGGTAGAACTTGGCAAATCTGGGAGCCGGCAACCGTTTTGACAGCAGTCCAACAACGTGAAGAAGCGTATTCTACCGCTTTTGAAAATGGTGTTGCCATTCCTCACCCCAGAAATTCAATTCCCGATGCAGTAGGTGATCTATTAATAGCCTATGGGCGTACACTTTCCGGAATTCCTTTTGGCGCCCCCAATGGCAAACTCACAGATATTTTTTTTCTTGTAATCTGTAGTGATACATCGACACACCTTTCAGTACTTGCCAGATTAGGGAGGATGATACAACTTCCAGACTTTTTAGACCAATTACGTGAGGCACCTACTCCACAGCAAACGAGACACGTGATAATCGAAGCAGAAAAAAAAATAGCCGAAATTTAG
- a CDS encoding sugar phosphate isomerase/epimerase family protein — MTKELLSQRKVNSFSSPLSSIECQNSKRSISLIDRISVHQITTYQWSLKESLLGLCSAGIPAIGLWNRKILDIELAQAAELVIDSKLKVSTISLGGGFTGGNEYSFKEAISDALEIIKFGGQVNAAAIQVVSGPRAGHTRNHAKQLTIDALKQLGDAAALHGTKLALKVMQLPLGKNWTFLNSLDSALEIIEACNHPAVGIAIDSTQICYEINAQGLFSEIISMIAAVQISDFKLGTSPQQSFSHLDIIEAIDHAGYDGFFDLEIWSEQVWYSDYQNLLSQLRLACQTELPSEF; from the coding sequence GTGACTAAAGAGCTTCTCTCACAGCGTAAAGTCAATTCGTTCTCTTCTCCTCTATCCTCTATTGAATGTCAAAATAGCAAACGTTCAATTTCCCTTATTGATCGTATTTCAGTTCATCAAATCACGACCTATCAATGGTCACTCAAAGAAAGTCTACTAGGTTTATGTTCTGCCGGTATTCCTGCGATTGGTCTATGGAATCGAAAAATACTTGATATTGAACTGGCTCAAGCCGCTGAGCTAGTCATTGACTCAAAATTGAAAGTCTCGACCATTTCTCTTGGCGGTGGATTTACGGGTGGTAATGAATATTCTTTTAAAGAAGCAATTTCAGATGCCCTCGAGATAATCAAATTTGGTGGCCAAGTAAATGCTGCAGCGATCCAAGTTGTAAGTGGTCCGCGTGCGGGACACACTAGAAATCATGCGAAGCAATTGACCATTGACGCGCTTAAACAGTTAGGCGATGCGGCTGCTTTGCATGGTACCAAGCTAGCTTTAAAAGTGATGCAATTGCCCCTTGGAAAAAATTGGACATTCCTTAATTCTTTAGATTCAGCTCTAGAGATTATCGAAGCTTGCAATCACCCCGCTGTTGGAATTGCAATTGACTCCACTCAAATTTGTTATGAAATCAATGCGCAAGGTCTATTTTCAGAAATTATATCCATGATTGCAGCAGTGCAGATTTCTGACTTTAAGCTTGGCACGTCACCTCAACAATCTTTTTCTCATCTTGATATCATCGAAGCCATTGACCATGCCGGTTACGATGGTTTTTTTGATCTGGAAATCTGGTCTGAACAGGTTTGGTATTCAGATTATCAGAACCTCTTATCTCAACTACGTTTAGCATGTCAAACGGAACTACCCTCAGAGTTCTGA
- a CDS encoding helix-turn-helix transcriptional regulator has translation MRVSIDENDRSFLLSLNQLKSATIQEICEQEGVTATAVRQRLVRLQGLDLIARTQVKEGRGRPHYVYSVTSLGMRLLGDNYAELANILWEELKAIDDEDLRCRLATRIQTALVQQYSRSVDATSLQGRMEQLKQALQERGFVVEIDQTGPLPILREHNCPYHDIASGDSSICELEQRVFERVLGTKMNLAECCLDGHHCCEFEAQIS, from the coding sequence ATGCGAGTTTCCATTGATGAAAATGATCGTAGTTTTTTGCTGAGTCTCAATCAGCTTAAGTCCGCGACAATTCAAGAAATTTGTGAGCAAGAAGGTGTGACGGCTACTGCTGTTCGTCAACGTTTGGTACGTTTGCAAGGTTTGGATTTAATTGCGCGTACTCAGGTAAAAGAAGGGCGTGGACGGCCTCATTACGTTTATTCAGTGACGAGTCTGGGGATGCGACTTCTGGGTGACAATTATGCAGAACTAGCTAATATTCTCTGGGAAGAGCTTAAAGCCATTGATGACGAAGACCTGCGATGTCGATTAGCGACGCGAATCCAAACTGCTTTAGTGCAACAGTATAGTAGAAGTGTTGATGCTACTTCGCTGCAAGGACGTATGGAGCAGTTGAAGCAAGCTTTGCAGGAACGTGGTTTTGTTGTTGAGATAGATCAAACTGGCCCACTTCCTATTTTAAGAGAGCATAATTGTCCCTATCACGATATTGCCAGTGGCGACTCATCTATTTGTGAACTGGAGCAACGAGTTTTTGAGCGGGTTTTGGGAACAAAAATGAATCTGGCAGAATGTTGTTTGGATGGTCATCATTGTTGTGAATTTGAAGCACAAATCAGCTAA
- the sufB gene encoding Fe-S cluster assembly protein SufB, whose amino-acid sequence MATKLDTNSENENPDIGEYQYGFHDPTDKYVFTGEKGLNANIVAQISEMKNEPTWMRDFRLRSYEIFEQKPTPQWGGNLNDINYQDIHYFVRASEGQERSWDDVPDDIRKTYDRLGIPEAEKKFLAGVKAQYESEVVYGSLQEDLAKQGVIFTDTDSALKDHPDLFKEYFGTIIPPDDNKYAALNSAVWSGGSFVYVPPGVNIEFPLQAYFRINSENMGQFERTLVIVDEGASCHYVEGCTAPTYSSNSLHSAVVEIMVKKGGRFRYTTIQNWSNNVYNLVTKRAFAYEDALMEWVDGNLGSQLTMKYPGIFLMGEGARGETLSIAFAGDGQHQDAGAKMVHCAPNTSSRIISKSISKDGGRSSYRGLVKVDPEAHGCKSNVVCDALLLDPASRSDTYPYIEIEDNDVAIEHEASVSKIGEEQLFYLMSRGLTEAEASSMIVTGFIEPLVKELPMEYAVEMNRLIELQMEGSIG is encoded by the coding sequence ATGGCAACGAAGCTGGATACGAATTCTGAAAATGAAAACCCCGATATCGGTGAGTATCAATATGGATTTCACGATCCTACTGACAAATATGTGTTTACTGGTGAAAAAGGTTTAAATGCTAACATTGTCGCTCAAATCTCCGAGATGAAAAATGAACCAACTTGGATGCGGGATTTTCGTTTGAGGTCATACGAAATCTTCGAGCAAAAACCAACTCCGCAATGGGGTGGGAATCTGAACGATATCAATTATCAGGATATCCACTACTTTGTTCGAGCGTCAGAAGGGCAGGAACGAAGTTGGGACGATGTGCCTGATGACATTCGAAAAACTTATGATCGTTTGGGGATCCCTGAAGCAGAGAAGAAGTTTCTTGCTGGAGTCAAAGCTCAGTATGAATCTGAGGTTGTCTACGGTAGCTTACAGGAAGATCTGGCGAAGCAGGGAGTCATTTTTACTGACACTGATTCCGCTTTAAAGGATCATCCAGATCTCTTTAAAGAATATTTTGGGACAATCATTCCTCCAGATGATAATAAATATGCTGCCTTGAATTCGGCTGTCTGGTCGGGTGGCTCATTTGTGTATGTCCCTCCCGGAGTGAATATTGAATTTCCTCTTCAGGCATATTTCCGAATCAATTCGGAAAATATGGGACAGTTTGAACGTACCCTGGTGATTGTAGATGAAGGGGCTTCCTGCCATTATGTTGAAGGCTGTACGGCACCCACTTACAGTTCTAATAGTCTGCATTCAGCCGTTGTCGAGATCATGGTGAAGAAAGGCGGACGGTTCCGTTATACCACAATTCAGAACTGGTCGAATAATGTCTATAATCTTGTGACGAAGCGGGCCTTTGCCTATGAAGATGCACTCATGGAGTGGGTTGATGGTAATTTGGGTTCCCAGTTAACGATGAAGTATCCTGGAATCTTCTTGATGGGAGAAGGGGCACGAGGAGAGACTCTGTCGATTGCCTTTGCCGGTGATGGGCAGCATCAGGATGCAGGTGCTAAAATGGTTCACTGTGCTCCTAACACCTCGAGCCGTATTATTTCCAAGAGTATTTCAAAAGATGGTGGAAGATCCAGTTATCGTGGGTTGGTTAAAGTCGATCCTGAAGCTCATGGATGCAAATCGAACGTTGTCTGTGATGCACTCTTATTGGATCCGGCAAGCCGTAGCGATACTTATCCCTATATTGAAATTGAAGATAATGATGTTGCGATCGAACACGAAGCCAGTGTTTCCAAAATTGGAGAGGAACAGTTGTTTTATCTCATGAGCCGTGGTCTCACAGAAGCAGAGGCTTCTTCAATGATCGTCACAGGCTTTATCGAGCCATTGGTGAAAGAATTGCCGATGGAATACGCGGTTGAGATGAATCGGCTGATCGAATTACAAATGGAAGGCTCGATTGGTTAA
- a CDS encoding DUF3500 domain-containing protein: MEFNSLSSLQAFSSDSQQISRRHFMRTMGAALAGTHFLGADRLLTAGQPEESSQPTPEPLVKKLYESMKPEQKTKVCFDWDHKDKHGLLRQHIQANWNITDPTVNSDFFTKDQQEMIEAIFFGHFDPSWHKKIRKQLQDDQGGYGEEQSIAIFGTPGTDRFQFVMTGRHTTVRCDGDSAEHLAFGGPIFYGHAASGFNETANHPGNVFWEQALKANHVYKILDGKQRKVALIPQAPRETKVHFKKSADKITGLKIADMTRDQKQEMQKVLSSLIEPFRTSDQSEVRKCIKKQGGLDQCRISFYQSGDIGNDQVWDNWRLEGPAFVWHYRGAPHVHVWVNVSDDPKTQIIAS, encoded by the coding sequence ATGGAATTTAACTCTCTCTCTTCGCTACAAGCCTTCAGTTCTGACTCTCAGCAGATCTCACGACGTCATTTTATGAGAACAATGGGCGCTGCCCTGGCTGGCACACACTTTCTCGGTGCTGACAGACTACTAACAGCAGGACAGCCTGAGGAGTCTTCTCAGCCAACTCCTGAACCTCTCGTCAAAAAACTTTATGAAAGCATGAAACCAGAACAAAAAACGAAAGTCTGTTTTGATTGGGATCATAAAGACAAACATGGACTACTGCGCCAACACATACAAGCAAACTGGAATATTACAGATCCCACTGTGAACAGTGATTTCTTTACCAAAGATCAACAAGAAATGATTGAAGCTATTTTCTTCGGTCACTTTGATCCCAGTTGGCATAAGAAGATTCGCAAACAACTTCAGGATGACCAGGGGGGGTATGGTGAAGAACAATCAATTGCCATTTTTGGAACTCCTGGCACTGATCGATTTCAATTTGTGATGACCGGTCGTCATACGACAGTGCGCTGTGATGGGGACAGCGCAGAACATCTTGCCTTTGGTGGCCCCATTTTCTATGGTCATGCAGCAAGTGGTTTTAATGAAACAGCCAACCATCCCGGAAACGTTTTCTGGGAACAAGCATTAAAAGCGAATCACGTCTATAAAATTCTCGATGGCAAACAACGTAAGGTCGCCTTAATTCCCCAGGCACCACGTGAAACCAAAGTTCATTTCAAAAAATCAGCCGATAAGATCACCGGATTAAAGATTGCTGATATGACCCGCGATCAAAAACAGGAGATGCAAAAAGTTCTCAGTTCGTTAATCGAACCTTTCAGAACTTCTGATCAAAGTGAAGTTCGAAAATGTATCAAAAAACAGGGTGGCCTGGATCAATGCCGAATTTCTTTTTATCAATCCGGTGATATCGGTAATGACCAAGTTTGGGACAATTGGCGACTTGAAGGACCTGCCTTTGTCTGGCATTACCGAGGCGCTCCTCATGTGCATGTCTGGGTCAATGTCTCCGATGATCCAAAAACACAAATTATTGCCAGTTAA
- the sufD gene encoding Fe-S cluster assembly protein SufD yields MSTSSINTSAEIPVGFGEAAFEAFLTTRDEPDWVTQLRRQAFKRYCELLESELDPEEWRRVDLRALRPDRFQLSAGSEVAKYSAETLLKGQAEFAGHVTHIDGQLASTELAPELAEKGVIFGDLSMVAKEHSELIQKHFMTKAVCSETDRFSAWHAAFWTGGTVLYVPRNVVIETPLHSLISLQAEKTADFSHTLIILEEGASATLLEETASATEENLGLHVGAVELILAKEARLRYVQLQNWNDKVWHIAHQAGRVENNGFLQWTVGGIGAKLAHIHQDVVLDGRGSEAEVNGVTFATDKQIHSFYTQQAHNAPETRSDLLYKQVLRDHSRAIWRGMIRVEPEGQQTNGYQRNDSLMLSPTCRTDAIPGLEIEADDVRCTHGATAGRVDEEQIFYCMTRGMSEYEAMHMIVEGFFQTVFDRIPVEVVRETLNQAIIKKLGFGR; encoded by the coding sequence ATGAGTACTTCTTCGATTAATACATCTGCTGAGATCCCAGTCGGATTTGGTGAAGCAGCCTTTGAAGCCTTTCTGACGACTCGTGATGAACCTGACTGGGTGACTCAATTACGGCGACAGGCTTTCAAGCGATATTGTGAGCTTTTGGAATCAGAATTGGATCCTGAAGAATGGCGTCGAGTCGATTTACGAGCGCTGCGTCCGGATCGTTTTCAGCTAAGTGCTGGATCAGAGGTCGCTAAATATTCAGCAGAAACTTTGCTAAAAGGTCAAGCTGAATTTGCAGGACACGTCACTCACATTGATGGTCAACTGGCTTCCACTGAATTGGCGCCGGAATTGGCAGAGAAAGGAGTCATCTTTGGTGATCTGAGTATGGTTGCCAAAGAGCATAGCGAGCTGATTCAAAAACACTTTATGACGAAAGCTGTTTGTAGTGAGACAGATCGTTTTTCAGCATGGCATGCCGCATTCTGGACTGGTGGTACTGTCTTGTATGTGCCGCGCAATGTTGTCATCGAGACTCCCTTACACAGTTTGATTTCTCTTCAGGCAGAGAAAACCGCTGATTTTAGTCATACACTCATTATTCTGGAGGAGGGGGCTTCAGCTACATTACTAGAAGAGACTGCTTCTGCCACGGAAGAAAATCTGGGGCTCCATGTTGGTGCCGTCGAATTGATCCTGGCCAAAGAAGCACGATTGCGGTATGTTCAATTACAGAATTGGAATGATAAAGTTTGGCATATTGCACATCAGGCAGGCCGAGTGGAGAATAATGGTTTTCTTCAATGGACAGTCGGAGGGATTGGTGCCAAATTGGCCCATATTCATCAGGATGTAGTACTAGATGGTCGTGGCTCAGAAGCTGAGGTGAATGGTGTGACCTTTGCTACAGATAAGCAAATTCACTCATTCTACACGCAACAAGCTCACAATGCCCCAGAAACGCGTTCAGATTTATTGTACAAGCAGGTTTTACGTGACCATTCCCGTGCGATTTGGCGGGGAATGATTCGTGTTGAACCAGAAGGTCAGCAGACAAACGGATATCAGCGGAATGATTCCTTAATGTTATCTCCCACCTGTCGTACTGATGCCATTCCGGGCTTAGAGATTGAAGCCGATGATGTGCGTTGTACTCATGGTGCAACCGCAGGCCGTGTTGATGAAGAACAAATCTTCTATTGCATGACACGTGGCATGTCCGAGTATGAAGCCATGCACATGATTGTAGAGGGATTCTTCCAAACTGTATTTGATCGGATTCCGGTTGAGGTGGTACGTGAGACGCTAAATCAGGCAATTATTAAAAAATTAGGATTTGGACGGTAA
- a CDS encoding alanine/glycine:cation symporter family protein — protein MNFDRQHSPTNLLLCLGLAAVLVFLVLNPANTRLEAAQNSPEANKSIPKAANEIEKSEPKGFARIEKKIDDVFGQFNGIVAGVFFYPVPFTLEQFQKKEGFPLAVLWLIIGATYFTFRMNFINIRAFKHAILLVLGKYDNPEDEGEVTHFQALTAALSATVGLGNIAGVAIAIGTGGPGAMFWMMLAGLLGMTSKFAECTLAQIYRRISPDGRVMGGPMCYLSEGLREQFPSNPAANGLGKFLAVFFAILCIGGSLAGGNSFQVKQSLGAVTETIPILKDYSWVYGLLMAFFVGIVIIGGIRSIARTTEKIVPIMCGIYVLACLAILVINVGKIPESFTAIIDGAFDKDALYGGFLGVLILGFKRAAFSNEAGVGSAAIAHSAAKTNYPVREGIVASLGPFVDTIVICTMTALVMIITGAYNDPQYADLIKSDNGAALTSEAMNSQIPGFQYVLSVSVILFAYSTMISWSYYGERCWAFLFGDSRSASLSYRILFLVFVVLGSIVSATNVLDFGDLMILGMAFPNILGVLLLSNQVKRELDDYWKRYKSGEFDNQKS, from the coding sequence ATGAATTTTGACCGGCAACACAGCCCCACCAATTTGCTACTTTGTTTGGGATTGGCAGCAGTTCTCGTGTTTCTGGTCCTAAACCCAGCTAATACTCGCTTGGAAGCCGCGCAGAATTCTCCTGAGGCAAATAAAAGTATCCCAAAAGCAGCAAACGAAATCGAAAAATCGGAACCGAAAGGATTTGCACGCATTGAGAAAAAGATTGATGATGTATTTGGACAGTTCAATGGAATTGTTGCAGGTGTTTTCTTTTATCCTGTTCCATTTACATTAGAACAATTTCAAAAGAAGGAGGGATTCCCTCTGGCCGTATTATGGCTCATCATCGGTGCGACCTATTTCACGTTCCGCATGAATTTTATTAATATACGCGCCTTCAAACATGCCATTTTATTAGTTCTCGGAAAGTATGATAATCCAGAAGATGAAGGGGAAGTCACACACTTTCAAGCATTAACTGCAGCCCTTTCTGCAACTGTCGGATTAGGTAACATTGCTGGCGTAGCGATCGCCATCGGCACTGGTGGTCCCGGAGCAATGTTCTGGATGATGCTGGCAGGCTTATTAGGCATGACGTCCAAATTTGCGGAATGTACTTTGGCACAAATTTATCGCCGCATCAGTCCAGATGGACGTGTGATGGGCGGCCCGATGTGCTATCTCTCAGAGGGGTTAAGAGAACAGTTTCCTTCTAATCCAGCAGCGAATGGATTGGGAAAGTTCTTAGCTGTTTTCTTTGCCATCCTATGTATCGGAGGTTCCCTGGCGGGTGGCAATTCGTTTCAAGTCAAACAATCATTGGGCGCAGTCACTGAAACGATTCCCATTCTAAAAGATTACAGCTGGGTCTATGGTCTGCTTATGGCATTTTTTGTAGGCATTGTCATCATCGGTGGAATCCGCAGCATTGCACGCACCACGGAAAAGATCGTTCCCATCATGTGTGGTATTTATGTTCTTGCTTGCCTGGCAATTCTGGTAATCAATGTTGGAAAAATCCCCGAATCTTTTACAGCGATCATTGATGGCGCATTTGACAAGGATGCCCTCTACGGTGGCTTCTTAGGCGTGTTGATTCTTGGGTTTAAACGAGCTGCCTTTTCGAATGAAGCCGGTGTTGGCTCTGCAGCAATCGCTCACTCGGCAGCAAAAACAAATTACCCCGTGCGAGAGGGAATCGTTGCTTCACTAGGGCCATTTGTCGACACGATTGTAATCTGTACCATGACGGCTCTCGTGATGATCATTACAGGTGCCTATAATGATCCCCAATACGCTGACCTGATTAAAAGCGATAACGGCGCAGCGTTGACTTCAGAAGCAATGAACTCGCAGATCCCCGGTTTTCAGTATGTGCTATCGGTATCTGTCATCTTATTCGCTTATTCAACGATGATTTCCTGGTCTTACTACGGGGAGCGCTGCTGGGCGTTTCTGTTTGGTGACAGTAGATCGGCTTCGCTATCCTATCGCATTCTCTTCCTGGTATTTGTTGTACTTGGTTCAATTGTTTCTGCAACGAATGTTTTAGACTTTGGTGATTTAATGATTCTGGGAATGGCCTTTCCGAATATCCTGGGAGTACTCTTACTTTCTAACCAAGTCAAAAGAGAACTGGATGATTATTGGAAACGCTACAAATCTGGCGAATTCGATAATCAGAAAAGCTGA
- a CDS encoding DUF1080 domain-containing protein has protein sequence MLLLVGGLAHFVLGMSYANAQEPATPTKLSPPQNLEKTTAATKKIPGPEKLLNGGNFWDHWKYISEEEKEANRNVTWKVVSGGKDQPSILICSGKPYGYIRTQKSYENFRFSMEWMYPNDPNANSGILLFTSGPDKVWPKAFQVQLHRPEAGNVFPTPGSGAKSANGLSPATPLDLPVGKWHKCVLTCRKGTISVMINGVKLGEVTGCDPSKGAIALQSEGSEIHFRNLIVEILNPEPVVPPKSTVSKPETTPKSN, from the coding sequence TTGTTACTCTTGGTAGGTGGATTGGCGCATTTTGTATTGGGCATGTCGTATGCTAATGCCCAGGAACCAGCCACTCCAACAAAGTTGAGTCCTCCTCAAAATTTAGAGAAAACAACTGCAGCAACGAAAAAAATTCCTGGGCCTGAGAAGTTATTAAATGGTGGAAATTTCTGGGATCACTGGAAATATATCAGCGAAGAAGAGAAAGAGGCCAACCGAAACGTCACCTGGAAAGTTGTCAGTGGTGGCAAGGACCAACCAAGTATATTGATTTGCTCTGGTAAGCCTTACGGTTATATCCGTACGCAAAAGTCATACGAAAATTTTCGATTCAGTATGGAGTGGATGTATCCCAATGACCCCAATGCAAACAGTGGAATTTTATTATTTACTTCTGGACCAGATAAAGTCTGGCCTAAGGCATTTCAAGTACAGTTACATCGACCAGAGGCTGGCAATGTTTTCCCTACTCCAGGCAGTGGCGCCAAATCTGCGAATGGACTTTCACCGGCAACTCCTTTGGATTTACCTGTCGGAAAATGGCATAAATGTGTCTTGACGTGTCGGAAAGGTACGATTTCCGTCATGATCAATGGGGTGAAACTGGGCGAAGTAACCGGTTGTGATCCAAGTAAAGGTGCAATTGCCCTCCAGAGTGAAGGGTCTGAAATCCATTTTCGAAATTTAATCGTCGAAATACTCAATCCAGAACCAGTTGTCCCTCCGAAATCAACAGTCTCAAAGCCAGAGACGACACCGAAATCAAATTGA
- the sufC gene encoding Fe-S cluster assembly ATPase SufC, producing the protein MSLLKISDLHVSVGDTPILKGVDLEINQGEIHALMGPNGSGKSTLAYAMAGHPRYEITQGKIEIEGTDISELDPNERARLGLFLAFQYPVVIPGVKVADFLRHAISNVRNPDRKEGEKLIPMREFRKELRDRMSELGMDPEMARRYLNDGFSGGEKKRMEILQLAMLKPKFAVLDETDSGLDSDAVKVVSEGLNRLSGPEMGVLIITHHERLLEFNQPQFTHVMLAGRVVETGDAQLAAELHEHGYSSVRERHPEAAAEEVVEAV; encoded by the coding sequence ATGAGTTTGTTGAAAATTTCCGATCTGCATGTATCAGTTGGTGACACCCCGATCTTAAAAGGAGTCGACCTTGAAATTAATCAGGGGGAAATCCATGCTTTGATGGGCCCCAATGGTTCCGGAAAAAGCACACTGGCGTACGCCATGGCGGGGCATCCGCGTTACGAGATTACACAAGGAAAAATCGAGATTGAGGGAACTGATATCTCAGAACTTGACCCTAACGAACGTGCTCGATTGGGGCTATTTTTGGCATTCCAATATCCTGTTGTGATCCCCGGTGTCAAGGTTGCTGATTTTCTGCGGCATGCTATTTCTAATGTTCGGAATCCAGATCGTAAAGAGGGGGAAAAGCTCATTCCTATGCGTGAATTTCGTAAAGAGTTACGAGACAGGATGAGCGAATTGGGTATGGACCCTGAAATGGCACGTCGTTATTTGAATGATGGCTTTTCTGGTGGTGAAAAGAAACGTATGGAAATCCTACAGCTTGCAATGTTAAAACCAAAATTTGCTGTACTTGATGAAACAGACAGTGGATTGGATAGTGATGCCGTCAAAGTGGTCAGCGAAGGCCTTAACCGGTTATCCGGACCTGAAATGGGAGTCTTAATCATTACCCACCATGAGCGATTACTAGAGTTCAATCAGCCGCAATTCACACATGTGATGTTAGCAGGCAGAGTCGTCGAGACGGGAGATGCTCAGTTGGCAGCAGAGCTGCATGAGCATGGTTATTCCAGCGTTCGCGAACGTCACCCCGAAGCAGCTGCAGAAGAAGTTGTAGAAGCGGTATAA
- a CDS encoding universal stress protein, whose protein sequence is MGYFTGKKILVPVDFSESSLQAVTKAIQISEDPANVTVVHVMVPLDMVSPGVLFGGLTDEKRTEHVEKHAKEEFAKHQIAGVAFQTLVGDPGIKLADFAKENGIELIVIPSHGYTGIARLALGSVAERVLRHAPCPTLVLRQSKK, encoded by the coding sequence ATGGGCTACTTTACTGGGAAAAAAATTCTCGTTCCTGTCGATTTTTCTGAAAGCTCTCTGCAAGCGGTTACAAAGGCAATTCAAATTTCAGAAGACCCTGCTAATGTGACAGTAGTGCATGTAATGGTCCCCTTGGATATGGTCTCTCCAGGGGTACTCTTTGGAGGCCTGACAGATGAAAAACGTACAGAGCACGTCGAAAAACATGCAAAAGAAGAATTCGCAAAACATCAAATTGCAGGAGTTGCGTTCCAGACACTGGTTGGTGACCCAGGCATCAAATTGGCAGACTTTGCCAAAGAAAACGGAATAGAACTGATTGTCATTCCTTCACATGGCTATACGGGTATCGCCAGACTGGCATTAGGATCAGTCGCCGAGCGTGTACTTAGACATGCCCCTTGCCCCACCTTAGTACTACGACAGTCTAAAAAATAA
- a CDS encoding metal-sulfur cluster assembly factor gives MSDEINNVSEENSEEGQLPVFSAVKGVGGEDALVDALKQVIDPELNINIVDLGLVYEIQRAEENSSKVSVCMTLTSPACPAGPQIIQQAKMALERLDDVDEVSIQLTMTPPWSPDLMTDDARDELGIF, from the coding sequence ATGTCAGATGAAATAAACAATGTCTCTGAGGAAAATAGTGAAGAAGGACAACTACCAGTATTTTCTGCGGTGAAGGGAGTCGGAGGGGAAGATGCATTAGTTGATGCCCTGAAGCAGGTAATTGATCCCGAACTCAACATCAATATCGTTGATTTGGGGTTGGTTTATGAAATTCAGAGAGCAGAAGAAAACAGTTCGAAGGTCTCTGTTTGTATGACATTAACGAGCCCTGCCTGTCCAGCTGGTCCTCAAATTATTCAACAGGCGAAAATGGCGTTAGAGCGTCTCGATGATGTAGACGAGGTGAGCATTCAACTAACCATGACACCTCCTTGGTCACCAGATTTAATGACAGATGATGCGCGCGATGAATTGGGGATTTTTTAA